In Daucus carota subsp. sativus chromosome 4, DH1 v3.0, whole genome shotgun sequence, one DNA window encodes the following:
- the LOC108216296 gene encoding uncharacterized protein LOC108216296 isoform X1 has translation MFIFPHNMQLLEALDWKLMHESDLLTIQRTISEMVIDASNDINLLPYPKFKAATKWLNILVDADAGLADCLSPDAIECLLNFLEEIDNRKDLDIAIQVLVREEDVDAPSLWSCVDAGES, from the exons atgtttatatttcCACATAATATGCAGTTACTCGAAGCCCTTGACTGGAAACTTATGCACGAATCTGATCTATTGACTATTCAG AGAACTATATCTGAGATGGTTATTGATGCTTCAAATGATATTAACTTGTTGCCTTACCCCAAG TTTAAAGCAGCAACAAAGTGGTTAAATATTTTAGTCGATGCAG ATGCAGGATTAGCTGATTGTCTAAGTCCTGATGCTATTGAGTGCCTTCTTAATTTTCTCGAGGAGATTGATAACAGGAAAGACCTTGACATCGCCATCCAGGTTTTGGTTAGAGAGGAAGATGTGGATGCTCCTAGTTTGTGGTCATGCGTGGACGCGGGAGAAAGTTGA
- the LOC108216296 gene encoding uncharacterized protein LOC108216296 isoform X2 has protein sequence MNIEQLLEALDWKLMHESDLLTIQRTISEMVIDASNDINLLPYPKFKAATKWLNILVDADAGLADCLSPDAIECLLNFLEEIDNRKDLDIAIQVLVREEDVDAPSLWSCVDAGES, from the exons ATGAACATTGAACAG TTACTCGAAGCCCTTGACTGGAAACTTATGCACGAATCTGATCTATTGACTATTCAG AGAACTATATCTGAGATGGTTATTGATGCTTCAAATGATATTAACTTGTTGCCTTACCCCAAG TTTAAAGCAGCAACAAAGTGGTTAAATATTTTAGTCGATGCAG ATGCAGGATTAGCTGATTGTCTAAGTCCTGATGCTATTGAGTGCCTTCTTAATTTTCTCGAGGAGATTGATAACAGGAAAGACCTTGACATCGCCATCCAGGTTTTGGTTAGAGAGGAAGATGTGGATGCTCCTAGTTTGTGGTCATGCGTGGACGCGGGAGAAAGTTGA